Proteins co-encoded in one Natronorubrum daqingense genomic window:
- a CDS encoding Gfo/Idh/MocA family protein has product MVVQTAVVGAGTVSRSHLAGVRKHPDMELVAVCDLDEQRARERAREFGTMAVTDYTELLDELDCVHVCTPVQTHFEIAKRAIEAGVAVVIEKPSTVTAEEVEKLEELATEHDVPATVIHNHLFYPAVRKVRRMIDDGELGEIRSVNTLYAGLTPPDMVNRGSWVFELPGGEFEEGLPHPIYSLLGIGGLPASEADLSAQTVLSREYDDDFSYDQAQVQYVSRDGALCNVTMLSGTLSQRLHVVTGSEQSVILDEINQSIYQIDEEYTNSVVTRSKKGFDLSAAQLRSTLENAKSVAVSRFDDSWETEAKTDSHSAIIGEFVEAIEGDGEVPVSLEQSRWTIRVLEEIRESARRRVGDLEKMASDGTDAADPQADVDAEATVDAEL; this is encoded by the coding sequence ATGGTCGTTCAAACCGCAGTCGTTGGGGCAGGAACCGTATCGCGTTCACACCTCGCAGGCGTTCGCAAACATCCCGATATGGAACTCGTGGCAGTTTGTGATCTCGACGAACAACGGGCCCGGGAACGGGCGCGGGAGTTCGGGACGATGGCCGTCACTGACTACACTGAACTGCTCGACGAACTCGACTGTGTGCACGTTTGTACGCCGGTTCAGACTCACTTCGAAATCGCGAAGCGAGCGATCGAGGCGGGCGTCGCCGTCGTCATCGAGAAGCCCTCGACCGTCACCGCCGAGGAGGTCGAGAAACTCGAGGAACTCGCGACGGAACACGATGTCCCGGCGACAGTAATTCACAACCACCTCTTTTACCCCGCCGTCCGGAAGGTTCGTCGGATGATCGACGACGGTGAACTCGGAGAGATCAGGTCGGTCAACACGCTCTACGCCGGCCTCACGCCGCCGGATATGGTCAACCGAGGTTCCTGGGTATTCGAACTGCCGGGAGGCGAGTTCGAGGAGGGCCTCCCCCACCCGATCTACTCGCTGCTCGGCATCGGTGGTCTCCCTGCCAGTGAGGCAGACCTCTCCGCCCAGACGGTGCTCTCGCGTGAGTACGACGACGACTTCAGCTACGACCAGGCACAGGTCCAGTACGTCTCTCGAGATGGGGCACTCTGCAACGTCACGATGCTCTCGGGAACGCTCTCCCAGCGACTCCACGTCGTCACCGGCTCGGAGCAATCGGTGATCCTCGACGAGATTAATCAGTCGATCTACCAGATCGACGAGGAGTACACCAACTCGGTCGTCACCCGATCGAAGAAAGGATTCGACCTCTCGGCGGCCCAACTGCGCAGCACGCTCGAGAACGCGAAATCCGTCGCCGTCTCGCGCTTCGACGACAGTTGGGAAACCGAGGCGAAGACGGACTCACACAGCGCGATTATCGGCGAGTTCGTCGAGGCTATCGAGGGAGACGGCGAGGTCCCCGTCTCCCTCGAACAGTCGCGGTGGACGATCCGGGTGCTCGAGGAAATCCGCGAGTCGGCACGACGCCGCGTCGGTGATCTCGAGAAGATGGCCAGTGACGGAACTGACGCCGCGGACCCGCAGGCGGACGTCGACGCCGAGGCGACCGTCGACGCTGAGTTGTAA
- a CDS encoding ABC transporter permease: MSYGKFLVKRILQGFVVIWGVVTVTFGLRAVSPGDPVNLIVDPAASPELREQIREDLGLNDPIYVQYVEYLQGLVVGDLGYSYQSSREVSTMVIERVPATLELAIAATVVAVVIAIPLGVISATRRNQPSDYGATLFSLVGISTPNFWLGIMLILVLAVQFGLFPTGQRPVGFADAMHSLITTGYAHDLVTWLRHITLPAIALGTYFTALITRLTRSGMIDELGKPYVTATEAKGLPGVLIRYKHVLRNTMIPIITVLGLQLGTLIGGAVITETVFSWPGLGLRLINAIYALDWPLIQGIIIFIGVGFVVINIFVDSLYAYLNPRVVDE; this comes from the coding sequence ATGTCGTACGGAAAGTTCCTGGTCAAACGCATCCTGCAAGGGTTCGTCGTCATCTGGGGAGTCGTCACGGTCACGTTCGGGCTCCGAGCCGTCTCGCCCGGAGATCCGGTGAACCTGATCGTCGACCCCGCGGCCTCGCCGGAGCTACGCGAGCAGATTCGCGAGGATCTCGGGCTGAACGACCCGATTTACGTGCAGTACGTCGAGTACCTGCAAGGGCTCGTCGTCGGCGACCTCGGCTACTCCTACCAGTCGAGTCGGGAGGTTTCGACGATGGTTATCGAACGAGTCCCCGCCACGCTCGAGTTGGCGATCGCGGCAACCGTCGTCGCGGTCGTCATCGCGATTCCGTTGGGCGTGATCAGCGCGACGAGACGAAATCAGCCCTCCGATTACGGGGCGACGCTGTTCTCGCTGGTCGGGATCAGCACGCCGAACTTCTGGCTCGGGATCATGCTGATCCTCGTGTTGGCCGTCCAGTTCGGACTCTTCCCGACGGGGCAACGTCCGGTCGGGTTCGCCGACGCGATGCACTCCCTGATCACGACCGGCTACGCACACGACCTCGTGACGTGGCTGCGTCACATCACGCTTCCCGCGATCGCTCTCGGGACGTACTTCACGGCGTTGATCACCCGGCTCACCCGAAGCGGCATGATCGACGAACTGGGGAAGCCGTACGTGACAGCCACTGAGGCGAAGGGGCTGCCGGGCGTTTTGATCCGGTACAAGCACGTCCTGCGAAACACGATGATCCCGATCATCACCGTGCTCGGACTCCAACTCGGCACGCTGATCGGCGGCGCGGTCATCACCGAAACGGTCTTCTCCTGGCCCGGACTGGGCTTGCGGCTGATCAACGCCATTTACGCGCTCGACTGGCCGCTCATCCAGGGTATCATCATCTTCATCGGCGTCGGCTTCGTCGTGATCAACATCTTCGTCGACTCGCTGTACGCCTACCTCAACCCGCGGGTGGTCGACGAATGA
- a CDS encoding DUF2240 family protein has product MSLRVAVAAPFIQNGTQCLQENEFVVALSLDRDWFSPDQSKRLLDVATREGLLEHTDDGLEATFDPSSVTVPEEFSPDDDLLRERSPFERVLDTLVAEGVEKHEAVGAINTLQQELGVTIETAAVVYARREGIDVSELAPVARSSLQAEDAEAEGR; this is encoded by the coding sequence ATGAGCCTCCGGGTCGCCGTCGCCGCCCCGTTCATTCAGAACGGCACGCAGTGTTTGCAGGAAAACGAGTTCGTCGTGGCGCTCTCGCTCGATCGAGACTGGTTCTCCCCCGACCAATCGAAGCGATTGCTCGACGTCGCGACGCGTGAGGGGCTCCTCGAGCACACGGATGACGGACTCGAGGCGACGTTCGACCCGTCTTCGGTGACGGTGCCGGAGGAGTTTTCGCCGGACGACGACCTGCTCAGAGAGCGCTCGCCGTTCGAACGCGTTCTCGATACTCTCGTTGCGGAGGGCGTCGAGAAACACGAGGCCGTCGGCGCGATCAACACACTCCAGCAAGAACTCGGTGTGACGATCGAGACCGCAGCGGTCGTCTACGCCCGGCGGGAAGGGATCGACGTGAGCGAGCTGGCACCCGTTGCACGGTCGTCGCTCCAGGCCGAGGACGCGGAAGCCGAAGGGCGTTAA
- a CDS encoding ABC transporter substrate-binding protein, with protein sequence MAWVPHENSTRRSFLTAVGATSVVAVAGCLGEEGEDTDELVITQGEFVENTDPNDHNATPYYNVFDQVYEPMFEVTEDGEIEERVVTEWSHPDDGVVELELRDDVVFHNGEDLTASDVAYTLRRQVDEDVGFASDQVAGLTTVTGAEAEDDTTVIVEHEGSESLVEFQLASFCRAVNEEWVEDQEQPIDGDMMGTGPYELEEYEPDVQAVFTRFDDYWGDEPAYERVRINAAAESSSRVGAVQTGESDLVVNVPPTDVDDVDTDDGIEIRNVTSNRNIFLVMKNEIEPFDSQEFRQAMNYAVDNQGIIDSILGQFGEPMTQPIPEGLFGYNPDLEPYEQDQSQAEELVEESGYAGEEITLYTMEGRYLNDAEVAQTAADQIDQLENVDCDFETVPFDDVSDAAGEGPDYEEIPFFLLGWGNPTGDADYGLSPWFTSGGGQFNFADEDIEEQLLESQQIDDEDEREEQLQDINEQLREEAPWVFLHLEESIYGVRDDLEWEPRADESLYAEEMG encoded by the coding sequence ATGGCATGGGTGCCACACGAGAATTCAACACGACGGTCGTTTCTGACAGCCGTTGGCGCAACGTCTGTAGTCGCAGTCGCTGGTTGTCTCGGCGAGGAGGGGGAAGACACCGACGAACTGGTCATCACACAGGGTGAGTTCGTCGAAAACACCGACCCGAACGATCACAACGCGACACCGTACTACAACGTCTTCGATCAGGTCTACGAGCCGATGTTCGAGGTGACGGAAGACGGTGAAATCGAAGAACGCGTCGTCACGGAGTGGAGCCACCCCGACGACGGGGTTGTCGAACTCGAGCTCAGAGACGACGTCGTCTTTCACAACGGGGAGGACCTCACCGCGAGCGACGTCGCCTACACGTTGCGGCGACAGGTCGACGAAGACGTCGGCTTCGCGAGCGACCAGGTGGCCGGTCTCACGACCGTCACCGGCGCGGAAGCCGAGGACGACACCACGGTGATCGTCGAACACGAGGGTTCGGAGTCGCTCGTCGAGTTCCAGCTCGCGAGCTTCTGTCGCGCCGTCAACGAAGAGTGGGTCGAAGACCAGGAGCAACCGATCGACGGCGACATGATGGGAACCGGTCCCTACGAACTCGAGGAGTACGAACCCGACGTGCAAGCCGTCTTCACGCGTTTCGACGACTACTGGGGCGACGAACCGGCGTACGAACGCGTGCGGATCAACGCGGCCGCCGAATCGAGTTCCCGCGTGGGCGCGGTCCAGACCGGCGAAAGCGACCTCGTCGTCAACGTGCCGCCGACGGACGTCGACGACGTCGACACCGACGACGGCATCGAGATTCGAAACGTCACCAGCAACCGAAACATCTTCCTGGTGATGAAAAACGAAATCGAACCCTTCGACAGTCAGGAGTTCCGGCAGGCGATGAATTACGCGGTCGACAACCAGGGAATCATCGACTCGATTCTCGGCCAGTTCGGCGAGCCGATGACTCAGCCCATTCCCGAGGGACTCTTCGGCTACAACCCGGACCTCGAGCCCTACGAACAGGATCAAAGTCAGGCCGAAGAACTGGTCGAAGAGAGCGGCTACGCGGGAGAGGAGATCACGCTCTACACGATGGAGGGACGATATCTCAACGACGCCGAGGTCGCCCAGACCGCGGCCGATCAGATCGACCAACTCGAGAACGTCGACTGTGATTTCGAAACCGTTCCGTTCGACGACGTCTCCGACGCGGCGGGAGAAGGGCCCGATTACGAGGAAATTCCCTTCTTCCTGCTCGGGTGGGGGAATCCGACCGGCGACGCCGACTACGGGCTCTCACCGTGGTTCACGAGCGGGGGCGGCCAGTTCAACTTCGCCGACGAGGACATCGAGGAGCAACTCCTCGAGAGCCAACAGATCGACGACGAGGACGAGCGAGAGGAGCAACTCCAGGACATCAACGAACAACTCAGAGAGGAGGCACCGTGGGTGTTCCTCCACCTAGAGGAGAGTATCTACGGCGTCCGCGACGATCTCGAGTGGGAGCCACGCGCCGACGAGAGCCTCTACGCGGAGGAGATGGGCTGA
- a CDS encoding ribonuclease H family protein, giving the protein MAAHGRSALRDLFDESPTPHIAHPPRTHHRDFYVATDGSFRKSGGGLGAVIETRDGTRVARVATMDSPPDNNVAEYRALHLGLDVLAARAPRDARVGVLIDHDALASNVNSTILARNHPDGKPPRPVSVPPATRYHWRGIQARLNGFGEVRAARIDSDQNPAHPLANEPGRYRHVNHEPDRCVLPETPKPAANEFPPPSRANRNGGGRASD; this is encoded by the coding sequence ATGGCCGCTCACGGCCGGTCCGCACTGCGGGACCTGTTCGACGAGTCGCCCACACCCCACATCGCCCACCCGCCACGGACCCATCATCGTGACTTCTACGTCGCTACCGACGGGTCCTTCCGGAAATCGGGCGGTGGGCTGGGCGCCGTAATCGAAACACGCGACGGCACCCGCGTCGCCCGCGTTGCGACCATGGATTCACCGCCCGACAACAACGTCGCCGAGTATCGTGCACTCCACCTCGGTCTCGACGTGCTGGCAGCCCGTGCGCCTCGAGACGCACGCGTCGGCGTCCTCATCGACCACGACGCCCTCGCCAGCAACGTCAACAGCACGATCCTCGCGAGGAACCATCCGGACGGGAAACCGCCGCGTCCGGTCTCCGTGCCACCCGCCACTCGCTATCACTGGCGGGGCATTCAGGCACGGCTCAACGGCTTCGGCGAAGTCCGTGCCGCACGCATCGATAGCGACCAAAACCCGGCACACCCACTCGCGAACGAACCCGGTCGCTATCGACACGTCAACCACGAACCCGACCGCTGTGTCCTCCCCGAAACGCCCAAACCAGCCGCGAACGAGTTTCCGCCACCGTCTCGAGCGAATCGAAACGGCGGCGGAAGAGCGTCGGACTGA